The following are encoded in a window of Cydia strobilella chromosome 1, ilCydStro3.1, whole genome shotgun sequence genomic DNA:
- the LOC134744189 gene encoding uncharacterized protein LOC134744189 codes for MTHLLNRSNNSSVMDDEYHKLTAELDAREVLQYLNHLGIQNISGEVLKHFITDLKKLIKYDLQQKYASDHENIPTQGPERLHSASTFSSRIRSRMSDSTDLKCNRDCLSRRKALHVRNIQSAPNIQQTVPDEKPLRRACSCVQVEKKESTSSHTKTTNTTSNNNIIRVVKPPAVKKCDPVNLYHYYTSLWEKYKPNVPGENNWSDLRWSVRQKMAGQTSQTNNKISKIPDNPKILDK; via the exons ATGACGCACTTATTAAATCGTAGTAATAACAGTTCCGTTATGGATGACGAATACCATAAGCTAACCGCGGAACTTGACGCTAGGGAAGTACTGCAGTACTTAAACCATCTAGGAATTCAAAATATAAGCGGAGAGGTTTTGAAACACTTTATCACAG ATTTAAAGAAATTAATCAAGTATGACCTTCAGCAGAAATATGCATCTGATCATGAGAACATTCCAACACAAGGTCCGGAAAGGCTACACAGTGCTAGTACATTTTCATCCAGAATTAGATCTCGAATGTCGGATAGCACAGATTTGAAATGTAATAGAGATTGCCTGAGTAGAAGAAAGGCATTGCATGTCCGCAATATACAGTCTGCTCCTAACATTCAACAGACAGTGCCCGACGAGAAACCGTTAAGAAGGGCTTGCTCTTGTGTCCAAGTTGAGAAGAAGGAGTCTACATCCAGCCATACGAAAACAACTAATACCACCTCAAACAATAATA TAATAAGAGTAGTAAAGCCACCAGCAGTGAAGAAATGTGATCCCGTAAACCTGTATCATTATTACACATCACTCTGGGAGAAGTACAAGCCCAATGTTCCCGGTGAAAATAACTGGTCTGACTTGAGGTGGAGTGTGAGACAGAAAATGGCAGGTCAGACCAgccaaacaaataataaaataagcaag ATTCCGGATAATCCCAAAATATTGGATAAATGA